A single region of the Asterias amurensis chromosome 19, ASM3211899v1 genome encodes:
- the LOC139951594 gene encoding uncharacterized protein → MSEHHKIKSSSSNHGNEDNQGPVIVRSSSTPRTACPRCLSLGRIGSHTAWMSQHHQIKSSLSNDSKKENQDDYIQTRQRVSDLLLSDSPIQTEGVDGPSFRVTSTPTGNLFYHTVLFCKFGWDGSLFVRSEFNCCTFYVPPLW, encoded by the exons ATGTCAGAGCACCATAAGATCAAGTCATCCTCGTCAAATCACGGCAATGAAGATAACCAAG GTCCAGTCATTGTCAGAAGCAGCAGTACCCCTCGAACAGCCTGCCCTCGATGTCTCAGTCTGGGAAGGATAGGATCTCACACTGCTTGGATGTCACAGCACCATCAGATCAAGTCATCTTTATCAAACGACAGCAAGAAAGAAAACCAAG ATGACTACATACAAACCAGACAGAGAGTGTCGGACCTACTTTTGAGTGACAGCCCAATCCAGACGGAGGGTGTCGACGGACCTTCCTTTAGAGTGACTTCAACACCAACAGGAAACCTTTTTTATCATACTGTACTTTTCTGTAAATTTGGATGGGATGGATCTCTATTTGTTAGGTCAGAATTTAACTGTTGTACATTTTACGTAcctcccttgtggtga